One window from the genome of Sardina pilchardus chromosome 12, fSarPil1.1, whole genome shotgun sequence encodes:
- the LOC134097435 gene encoding sacsin-like, translating to MAENQTFTLQPAFKTLFCDISKEGLTDLKEDQEEFYVIHEEVLPVTAEWLNIPLLSTRILNPEFIGIEQCGQTEPITQRIKNILKEYDEDSDIFKELLQNAEDAGARTCRFMVDFRKHKDAPDAVIDSVISPSQNKKHVLKPMKDLPSVIWKVDGNISSILVKLGLTTLNCSFFQSFNEVLFNHLVPELLKPDNSNDVLEQVFLIPHSIFKILSEDDLDDLQDFLQTGISTTENSQEYQRKFKSLPLFRTVQGERESIEGQDVFVLNTDFKAKFPDLFNIDVEGHVFLEYNLVNKRMSEKININILTDLDFYVGFLLPLLHTFTETQVLDSVRLLLALKSNEKYKMYKDQIVAKLSSVSFVRDIHWTPQLPSYFFDEEQHLYKIMLPEEKFVPPGFWKLFDQDSRQVRELLKELGMKHTVSDLEIIGFAKQIESEVHGKTSVHKLRKMSKALFREALEFHANKNKPKLLNRIATIKFVFPVRIQEALCDYHQPFADERDVIAIKGSLIETNPDHQYLIWSTMPILPTCKLSRYHSDLVTAGAFEKPPCDSVTQNLKNICQSECPDIDMRNLRKTVFCRTYAYLQSIEDFSGSQLQHQPVVLVENDTALVQASQAVLLLDDCEEFRPYLYKVSSQYALYAEFFQRIGVEERPTIAQYCKVLNDIYMNSEGKETLNANQQLTFKRAVQHLFQRIQTQPEQIQIQENLYLPSADGKLHKSKDLYFNDTVFQTKRLEDPLKDKLSLLMNLEHCYLGDDIFEHQKMLLLLPEDSRPTMLSCVTSESLVGCSVKLCQYENKCEFSGWFDRHLNSRPFLDGLTSLIREQSTGTISSAEATELCQNVFGKLEIVCCEVLETELFFNQDPLVNTTSETQVYVEKETQDCTFYLKHSDDMDIKIMYEVVIRLTKEINSLLQNTLSQEVLFALGQLLLCDTSEEVRKTLEKYEIRSSASKGEGPHHPDPGSLIPEEWHDALEMNFMNNYEIGEYVGFKKMSENKKYYYAVVVKQLDAARETGQYCCRYKIQISKDEFVEVRSNKLYQFK from the exons ATGGCAGAAAACCAAACATTCACTTTGCAGCCTGCCTTTAAGACTTTGTTCTGTGACATAAGTAAAGAGGGATTAACAGACTTGAAGGAAGACCAAGAAGAGTTTTATGTCATTCATGAAGAGGTACTTCCTGTGACAGCTGAGTGGCTGAATATCCCCCTACTCAGCACGCGAATCCTAAACCCAGAGTTCATTGGAATAGAGCAGTGTGGTCAGACAGAACCCATTACTCAGAGAATTAAAAACATCCTGAAGGAGTACGATGAGGACAGTGACATTTTCAAAGAGCTCCTACAAAATGCGGAGGATGCTGGTGCTAGAACTTGCAGATTCATGGTTGACTTCAGGAAACACAAAGACGCCCCTGATGCTGTCATTGACAGTG TCATCAGCCCAAGCCAAAATAAAAAGCATGTTCTGAAACCAATGAAGGATCTTCCTAGTGTCATTTGGAAAGTAGATGGGAACATTTCATCCATCTTAGTGAAATTAGGTCTCACAACATTaaactgttcattttttcagAGTTTCAATGAAGTGCTTTTTAATCACTTGGTGCCTGAGCTCCTTAAGCCAGATAACAGCAATGATGTTTTGGAACAAGTTTTCCTGATTCCACACTCAATATTTAAGatcctgtctgaggatgacTTGGATGATCTTCAGGATTTTCTTCAAACTGGAATTAGCACTACCGAAAACTCCCAGGAATACCAGAGAAAGTTTAAGTCATTGCCGCTGTTTCGGACAGtgcagggtgagagagagagcatcgaGGGACAGGATGTGTTTGTCCTGAATACAGACTTCAAAGCAAAATTTCCAGATTTGTTCAATATTGATGTAGAAGGGCATGTTTTTCTGGAGTACAACCTGGTCAACAAACGGATGTCAGAGaaaattaacattaacattttgaCTGATTTAGACTTCTATGTGGGGTTCCTGCTGCCCTtattacacacattcacagaaacaCAAGTTCTTGACTCTGTTCGGCTCCTGTTGGCCTTAAAGTCCAATGAAAAATATAAGATGTACAAGGATCAGATTGTGGCAAAACTATCAAGTGTTAGCTTCGTCAGAGACATCCATTGGACTCCTCAGTTACCGTCTTACTTTTTTGATGAGGAACAACATCTTTACAAGATCATGCTCCCTGAAGAGAAATTTGTACCACCAGGGTTCTGGAAACTATTTGACCAAGACTCAAGACAAGTGAGGGAACTGCTGAAGGAGCTTGGAATGAAACATACTGTCTCTGATCTTGAGATAATTGGGTTTGCAAAACAAATTGAATCAGAAGTACATGGCAAGACCTCAGTTCATAAGCTCAGGAAAATGTCTAAAGCATTATTCAGGGAAGCTCTAGAATTCCATGCCAATAAAAATAAGCCCAAGTTGTTGAATAGGATTGCAACCATCAAGTTTGTTTTTCCTGTGCGAATTCAGGAAGCACTGTGTGATTACCACCAACCCTTTGCTGATGAAAGAGACGTGATTGCAATCAAAGGGTCTTTGATTGAAACAAACCCTGATCATCAGTATCTCATCTGGTCTACCATGCCAATACTGCCCACATGCAAACTTTCTCGTTACCATTCTGATTTGGTTACTGCAGGAGCTTTTGAGAAGCCACCCTGTGATTCAGTGACCCAGAATTTGAAAAACATCTGTCAGTCAGAATGCCCAGACATTGATATGAGAAACCTCAGAAAAACAGTCTTTTGCAGAACATATGCCTACTTACAATCAATCGAAGATTTCAGTGGATCTCAGCTTCAACATCAGCCAGTGGTTCTTGTTGAAAATGATACCGCTCTTGTGCAAGCCAGTCAAGCAGTGCTTCTTCTTGATGACTGTGAAGAGTTCAGGCCGTATCTCTACAAAGTCAGTTCACAGTATGCACTCTATGCTGAATTCTTCCAAAGGATAGGTGTGGAGGAAAGGCCAACAATTGCGCAGTATTGTAAAGTCCTCAATGATATTTACATGAACTCTGAAGGAAAAGAAactctcaatgcaaatcagcAGTTGACGTTCAAACGTGCTGTACAGCACCTGTTCCAACGGATACAAACACAGCCAGAGCAAATACAAATCCAGGAGAATTTGTATTTACCATCAGCAGATGGCAAGCTGCACAAGTCTAAAGACCTCTACTTCAATGACACAGTCTTCCAGACAAAAAGATTGGAGGACCCACTAAAAGACAAGCTCAGCCTCCTAATGAACCTGGAACATTGTTACCTGGGCGATGACATCTTTGAACATCAGAagatgctgttgttgctgcctgAAGACAGTCGACCCACAATGTTGTCTTGTGTCACCTCTGAAAGCCTGGTGGGTTGCAGTGTGAAACTATGTCAATATGAAAACAAGTGTGAGTTCAGTGGTTGGTTTGATAGACATTTAAACTCCAGACCATTTTTGGATGGTCTTACAAGTTTGATTAGAGAACAAAGTACAGGCACCATCTCGTCTGCTGAGGCCACTGAACTATGTCAAAATGTCTTTGGGAAACTTGAAATTGTATGCTGCGAAGTCCTAGAGACGGAACTCTTCTTTAATCAAGATCCACTTGTCAATACCACGTCTGAAACACAAGTGTATGTTGAAAAAGAGACACAGGATTGCACCTTCTACCTGAAGCACAGTGATGATATGGACATTAAGATAATGTATGAAGTGGTCATCAGACTAACCAAAGAAATTAATTCACTGCTGCAGAACACACTCAGCCAAGAGGTTCTCTTCGCTTTGGGGCAGCTTCTGTTATGTGATACCTCGGAGgaggttaggaaaacgttggaAAAGTATGAAATCCGTAGCAGTGCCAGCAAAGGAGAAGGGCCTCATCATCCAGACCCTGGAAGTCTAATACCTGAGGAATGGCATGATGCCCTCGAGATGAACTTCATGAACAATTATGAAATTGGTGAATATGTTGGCTTCAAAAAGATGTCAGAGAATAAAAAATATTACTATGCAGTGGTTGTTAAACAATTAGATGCAGCGAGGGAAACTGGTCAGTATTGTTGTAGATACAAAATACAGATTAGCAAGGATGAGTTTGTTGAGGTAAGATCCAATAAGCTTTACCAGTTTAAATGA
- the apcs gene encoding amyloid P component, serum gives MKRPELVFLAITLCSIAAQAAEDLSGKVFSFPQYGRTPHVRLTPSNSSTQVSATFCLRVFTDFDHYEFALFSTATAKQSRSFTVIRRGAEKQYQIVVDGNEVNFYGLPFDLNKWNSICVTLDGKPGLSQIFVNGIHSLKKEHMPGVSIADNPIIILGRDQNNYGGELDRKKGFVGQMRNVNMWNYVFSPCEIESYMQELVYNTGNNIDWKKMDFSHHGVLLENYETC, from the exons ATGAAGAGGCCGGAGCTGGTGTTCCTTGCGATAACTTTGTGCAGCATAGCAGCACAAG CTGCAGAAGACTTGTCAGGGAAAGTCTTCTCCTTTCCACAGTATGGAAGGACACCTCACGTGAGACTTACTCCATCAAACTCCAGCACCCAGGTCTCAGCCACCTTCTGTCTGAGGGTCTTCACAGATTTTGATCATTATGAATTTGCACTTTTTTCTACAGCCACCGCCAAACAATCACGTAGTTTTACAGTGATTAGGCGAGGTGCAGAGAAACAGTATCAGATTGTTGTTGATGGCAACGAGGTCAACTTCTATGGATTACCATTCGACTTAAACAAATGGAATTCTATATGTGTGACCTTGGATGGAAAACCCGGCTTATCGCAGATATTTGTCAACGGGATTCACAGTCTGAAGAAAGAACACATGCCTGGGGTGTCCATTGCTGACAACCCGATCATAATACTAGGCCGAGATCAGAATAATTATGGAGGAGAGTTGGATCGTAAAAAAGGCTTTGTAGGACAGATGAGAAATGTGAACATGTGGAACTATGTCTTTTCTCCATGTGAAATCGAGAGTTATATGCAAGAACTGGTTTACAATACCGGTAATAATATTGACTGGAAAAAGATGGATTTCTCTCATCATGGTGTGCTGTTAGAAAACTATGAAACCTGCTAG